In Halapricum desulfuricans, a single window of DNA contains:
- the msrA gene encoding peptide-methionine (S)-S-oxide reductase MsrA, giving the protein MTETATLGGGCFWCIEAAMKELGGVRSVTSGYAGGDVATPSYEEVCSGSTGHAEVVQVEYDPEEISYLELLEVFFKVHDPTTKDRQGPDVGSQYRSIVLYHDDEQRRQVEGFLERLNEEVYDGAIVTEVEPLETFYEAEEYHQDYYEKNPADGYCQVQVEPKVQKVREEFAALLAE; this is encoded by the coding sequence ATGACTGAAACGGCGACGCTTGGCGGCGGCTGCTTCTGGTGTATCGAAGCCGCGATGAAAGAACTCGGAGGCGTCCGGTCGGTCACGTCCGGCTACGCGGGCGGCGACGTGGCGACCCCCTCATACGAGGAGGTCTGTTCGGGTTCGACCGGCCACGCCGAGGTCGTGCAGGTCGAGTACGACCCCGAAGAGATCAGTTATCTCGAACTGCTGGAAGTGTTCTTCAAGGTGCACGATCCGACGACGAAGGACCGCCAGGGGCCGGATGTCGGCAGCCAGTATCGGTCGATCGTCCTCTATCATGACGACGAGCAACGCCGACAGGTCGAGGGGTTCCTCGAGCGCCTGAACGAGGAGGTCTACGACGGCGCGATCGTTACCGAGGTCGAACCCCTCGAGACCTTCTACGAGGCCGAGGAGTATCACCAGGATTACTACGAGAAGAACCCTGCAGACGGCTACTGTCAGGTGCAGGTCGAGCCGAAAGTTCAGAAGGTCCGCGAGGAGTTCGCGGCGTTGCTCGCGGAGTAA
- a CDS encoding ATP-NAD kinase family protein, with product MRTIGFVVNPIAGMGGRVGLKGTDGKLAQARERGARPRAPDRAREALDAMAATDTDVTLVTYGGVMGASAAREAGFDPEIIGESEAGPDAAVGETTAEDTRAAVRAFLDRGVDIVVFVGGDGTAVDVAEALGESGVPVFGVPAGVKVYSSVFGVTPRAAGRVAATFEEVTDGEVNDIDEQAYREGEVRSELHAVVTVPRAQQRQSSKQLAGGTVEAVAEGVAEEVRPGVTYVLGPGGTVGAIKSRLGFDGSPLGVDVWRDGELLVADAREDEVLDSLGDENVIVVSPIGGQGFVFGRGNQQLSPAVIRQCETEIVASRQKVDQLGVLRVDTGDADLDERLRGWHRVRVGRFERRLMEIV from the coding sequence ATGCGCACTATCGGGTTCGTCGTCAACCCCATCGCCGGCATGGGCGGGCGCGTCGGGCTGAAAGGCACCGACGGCAAGCTGGCGCAGGCCCGCGAGCGCGGCGCGCGACCGCGTGCCCCCGACCGGGCGCGGGAGGCGCTCGACGCGATGGCCGCGACCGACACCGACGTCACGCTCGTGACCTACGGCGGCGTCATGGGCGCGTCTGCCGCTCGCGAGGCTGGCTTCGATCCCGAAATTATCGGCGAATCCGAGGCCGGCCCCGACGCCGCTGTCGGCGAGACAACAGCCGAGGACACGCGCGCAGCCGTCCGGGCGTTTCTGGATCGCGGGGTCGACATCGTCGTCTTCGTCGGGGGCGACGGGACGGCCGTCGACGTCGCCGAGGCGCTCGGGGAATCGGGCGTACCGGTCTTCGGTGTGCCTGCCGGTGTCAAGGTCTATTCGTCGGTCTTCGGCGTGACGCCGCGCGCCGCCGGGCGGGTCGCGGCGACCTTCGAGGAGGTGACCGACGGGGAGGTCAACGATATCGACGAGCAAGCCTACCGGGAGGGCGAGGTCCGCTCGGAGTTGCACGCCGTCGTGACCGTCCCGCGGGCCCAGCAGCGTCAGTCGAGCAAGCAACTCGCCGGCGGCACTGTCGAGGCAGTCGCGGAGGGGGTCGCCGAGGAGGTCCGACCGGGCGTCACGTACGTCCTCGGACCGGGGGGGACCGTCGGCGCGATCAAATCACGGCTGGGATTCGACGGGTCGCCGCTCGGGGTCGACGTCTGGCGCGACGGCGAACTGCTGGTAGCCGACGCTCGCGAGGACGAGGTTCTCGATTCGCTCGGCGACGAGAACGTGATCGTCGTCTCGCCGATCGGCGGCCAGGGGTTCGTCTTCGGACGGGGCAACCAGCAACTCTCGCCGGCCGTGATCCGCCAGTGCGAGACCGAAATCGTCGCGTCACGGCAGAAGGTCGATCAGCTGGGCGTCCTCCGGGTCGATACCGGCGACGCCGACCTCGACGAACGCCTGCGCGGCTGGCACCGCGTCCGTGTCGGGCGCTTCGAGCGCCGCCTCATGGAGATCGTCTAG
- a CDS encoding competence/damage-inducible protein A — MRVALVTVGDELLAGDTVNTNAAWLSRKLTDRGVTVERATAVPDRIGEIARVVNEYRAEYDAVVVTGGIGPTHDDVTMDAVAAAVGQPMEPSEPALEYIETQRGYAREDLTEGTTEIPAGGQFIPNPEGVAPGCHVENVYVLPGVPEEMRGMFGEIADQFSGTVKHTETVVADEPESALLDRIENLRGRFDVTVGVYPGDHVRVKVSGTDVETVESAARWLAERVDHPDDQSR; from the coding sequence ATGCGCGTCGCGCTGGTAACCGTCGGCGACGAGTTGCTTGCCGGTGACACCGTCAACACGAACGCCGCGTGGCTCTCCCGGAAGTTGACCGACCGCGGAGTGACGGTCGAACGCGCCACCGCCGTCCCGGACCGTATCGGAGAGATCGCGCGCGTCGTCAACGAGTACCGCGCCGAATACGACGCCGTGGTCGTCACCGGCGGGATCGGACCCACGCACGATGACGTAACGATGGACGCGGTCGCGGCGGCCGTCGGCCAGCCGATGGAGCCGAGCGAGCCGGCCCTGGAATACATCGAGACACAGCGCGGCTACGCCCGCGAGGACCTGACCGAGGGGACGACCGAGATCCCCGCCGGCGGGCAGTTCATCCCGAACCCGGAGGGGGTCGCGCCGGGCTGTCACGTGGAGAACGTCTACGTGCTCCCGGGTGTCCCCGAGGAGATGCGGGGGATGTTCGGCGAGATCGCCGACCAGTTCAGCGGGACGGTCAAGCACACCGAGACGGTCGTCGCCGACGAGCCCGAAAGCGCGCTCCTCGACCGGATCGAGAACCTCCGCGGACGCTTCGACGTGACTGTCGGCGTCTATCCGGGGGATCACGTCCGCGTGAAAGTCTCCGGAACTGACGTTGAAACCGTAGAGTCAGCCGCGAGGTGGCTCGCCGAGCGCGTCGATCACCCGGACGATCAATCCAGATAG
- a CDS encoding DUF5803 family protein — protein sequence MNRRLLALLGLGVVLVLTGCLGGSGPSDAQLSEDATYDWNTTANGTIQLGGDSYTAVYEVANTSALNLYQRDMFNNREPLPIRALQFRYPNGTVANASAFDVSRNAERIRLELPDRTGKVAYTVEQNGKAVRTATFVDDSYEVVLPPKTDVGVPILSNVAPGGYETETIDGRVHITWDDVDSDQLVVEYYLERDLWLFGGLFALLVIIGLGGGLYYWLQIRSLQNRREEVGLDVEDEDDDLGDRGPPPGMGR from the coding sequence ATGAACCGTCGACTCCTCGCACTCCTCGGACTGGGCGTTGTGCTCGTTCTCACGGGCTGTCTCGGCGGTTCTGGCCCGTCGGACGCGCAGCTGAGCGAAGACGCAACGTACGACTGGAACACCACCGCGAACGGGACCATCCAGCTGGGCGGGGACAGCTACACTGCCGTCTACGAGGTCGCCAACACGTCGGCGCTGAACCTCTACCAGCGGGACATGTTCAACAACCGCGAGCCGCTCCCGATCAGAGCGCTGCAGTTCCGCTACCCGAACGGCACGGTCGCCAACGCCTCGGCGTTCGACGTCTCCAGAAACGCCGAGCGGATCCGCCTCGAGTTGCCCGACCGAACCGGGAAGGTCGCTTACACCGTCGAGCAGAACGGCAAGGCCGTCCGGACGGCGACGTTCGTCGACGACAGTTACGAGGTCGTGCTCCCGCCGAAGACCGACGTCGGCGTGCCGATCCTCTCGAACGTCGCTCCCGGCGGCTACGAGACCGAGACGATCGACGGACGGGTCCACATCACCTGGGACGACGTCGACAGCGACCAGCTGGTCGTCGAGTACTACCTCGAGCGCGACTTGTGGCTGTTCGGTGGCCTGTTCGCGCTGCTCGTGATCATCGGACTCGGCGGCGGGCTGTACTACTGGCTGCAGATCCGGTCGCTACAGAACCGCCGCGAGGAGGTCGGGCTCGACGTGGAAGATGAGGACGACGACCTGGGAGACCGGGGGCCGCCGCCGGGGATGGGACGATAA
- a CDS encoding universal stress protein produces the protein MYDDILLPFDGSDGAAAALHHTAEIAHWADATIHVLFVADTTRDSVTVVEAHVVDTLVEKGEEIVEDAAKTLRTLGADYETDVIQGNPAPMIAEYAEQYGHDLIAMPTHGRAGISRYVIGSVTEKVVRLSDVPVLTMRMQPDEQLTFPYENVLVPTDGSARAVRAGEHGLSLAAALDATVHVLSVVEDDLLGLDVGSADAERQQAATDAVDDLVSAAEDRGVTDVVRHVERGTPDEVILETIEANDIHAVVMGTSGKRGTDRILLGSVAEKTARSAPVPVITVGQSE, from the coding sequence ATGTACGACGACATTCTGCTCCCGTTCGACGGCAGCGACGGAGCGGCGGCGGCCCTCCATCACACGGCCGAGATCGCACACTGGGCCGACGCCACGATCCACGTCCTCTTCGTGGCGGATACGACGCGCGACAGCGTCACGGTCGTCGAGGCCCACGTCGTCGACACGCTCGTCGAAAAGGGCGAAGAGATCGTCGAGGACGCGGCCAAGACCCTGCGCACGCTCGGAGCGGACTACGAGACTGACGTCATTCAGGGCAACCCGGCGCCGATGATCGCGGAGTACGCCGAGCAATACGGCCACGACCTGATCGCGATGCCGACACACGGCCGAGCGGGCATCTCCCGGTACGTCATCGGCAGCGTCACCGAGAAGGTCGTCCGGCTCTCGGACGTGCCAGTGTTGACGATGCGGATGCAACCCGACGAGCAACTGACGTTCCCCTACGAGAACGTCCTCGTTCCGACCGACGGGAGCGCCCGGGCGGTTCGGGCCGGCGAACACGGGCTCTCGCTCGCCGCGGCGCTCGACGCGACCGTGCACGTGCTGTCTGTCGTGGAGGACGACCTGCTCGGCCTGGACGTCGGATCGGCCGACGCGGAGCGCCAGCAGGCCGCGACCGATGCCGTCGACGACCTCGTCTCGGCGGCCGAGGATCGCGGCGTCACGGACGTCGTCCGACACGTCGAACGCGGGACGCCCGACGAGGTCATCCTCGAGACGATCGAGGCGAACGATATTCACGCCGTCGTCATGGGGACCTCGGGCAAGCGCGGCACCGATCGCATTCTGCTCGGGAGCGTCGCAGAGAAGACCGCCCGATCCGCGCCAGTCCCCGTCATCACTGTCGGGCAGAGTGAGTAG
- a CDS encoding NAD(P)/FAD-dependent oxidoreductase, with protein sequence MERVDVAIVGGGPAGSSAARAAAERDADVLVVEKGVPRADRERLGPDSTDAAGMLDYWVDLMDYEPEEIPDDIVLQELDGAVFEGPSESVTLRETGIDASYDEFGFAFHRARFDDWLREEAEVAGASYEVGTSVNDVTSTFEQGSFVHTLTLADGEQVEADALVLADGPQRTVTIDALDQFMPDDRSVADLLGPDRANHIAYQEHRRIPDELFDEDLLKFWWGIIPGHTAYPWIFPNDDGVARVGLTMPIGTDLGDVRNRGDYALLEPGDEQVPPGRVYLRRLLEWRYPEYDLDDFPLVEDRGKRGGTEAYPISSTRPIESPTQADIAVVGGAMGATSAFHEGGDHVAVRTGKLAGRLAATDRLRRYNRAWKRALGDEVLRNVTLAELARDMEPSDWDETFATVGRMLLIEGSRYRQALGAGLSGLSVVARYRWLRRQFRDGKYVQLHESEYVL encoded by the coding sequence ATGGAACGAGTCGACGTCGCCATCGTCGGCGGCGGTCCGGCGGGGTCGTCAGCCGCGCGGGCCGCGGCCGAGCGTGATGCGGACGTGCTCGTCGTCGAGAAGGGGGTCCCCCGGGCGGACCGCGAGCGGCTGGGCCCCGACTCGACCGACGCAGCCGGCATGCTCGATTACTGGGTCGACCTCATGGACTACGAACCCGAGGAGATCCCCGACGATATCGTGTTGCAGGAGCTCGACGGTGCGGTCTTCGAGGGGCCGTCGGAGTCGGTGACGCTCAGAGAGACGGGGATCGACGCCAGCTACGACGAATTCGGGTTCGCCTTCCACCGCGCCCGCTTCGACGACTGGCTCCGCGAGGAAGCCGAGGTCGCCGGCGCGTCCTACGAGGTCGGTACGAGCGTCAACGACGTCACGTCGACGTTCGAACAGGGCTCGTTCGTGCACACGCTGACGCTGGCGGACGGAGAGCAAGTCGAGGCCGACGCGCTCGTGCTCGCGGACGGCCCCCAGCGGACGGTCACGATCGACGCGCTCGACCAGTTCATGCCCGACGACCGGTCGGTCGCAGACCTCCTCGGCCCGGATCGCGCGAACCACATCGCCTATCAGGAACACCGCCGTATCCCCGACGAGCTGTTCGACGAGGACCTACTCAAGTTCTGGTGGGGCATCATCCCCGGTCACACCGCCTACCCCTGGATCTTCCCGAACGACGACGGCGTCGCTCGCGTCGGACTGACGATGCCGATCGGAACGGACCTCGGAGACGTCCGGAACCGCGGCGACTACGCGCTGCTCGAGCCGGGCGACGAGCAGGTGCCGCCGGGCCGGGTCTACCTCCGTCGGCTGCTGGAGTGGCGCTATCCCGAGTACGACCTCGATGACTTCCCGCTCGTCGAGGACCGGGGCAAACGCGGCGGGACGGAAGCGTATCCAATCTCCTCGACGCGGCCGATCGAGTCACCGACCCAGGCCGACATCGCCGTCGTCGGCGGCGCGATGGGCGCGACCTCGGCGTTCCACGAGGGCGGCGATCACGTCGCCGTCCGGACCGGCAAACTCGCCGGTCGGCTCGCCGCCACGGACCGGCTCCGTCGCTACAACCGTGCGTGGAAACGTGCGCTCGGTGACGAAGTCCTGCGCAACGTCACGCTCGCGGAGCTGGCGCGTGACATGGAGCCGTCGGACTGGGACGAAACCTTCGCCACCGTCGGTCGGATGCTCTTGATCGAGGGGTCGCGCTATCGACAGGCGCTCGGAGCGGGCCTGAGTGGGCTGTCGGTGGTCGCCCGCTACAGGTGGCTCCGGCGACAGTTCCGGGACGGCAAGTACGTCCAGCTCCACGAGTCGGAGTACGTGCTCTGA
- a CDS encoding D-2-hydroxyacid dehydrogenase — protein sequence MTALPEILVLPQKPHGIPVESLVSSLRARYDGDVSLARTSDEIDAALPSATVVVGNYISPDDLDQAGALELFACSYAGTDHLPLSELREQGVTVTNAGGVHASNVAEHAVGSLLSLTRGLFRARRQQRNHEWRNFQPGELAGRTVTVVGLGAIGTAIARRLRPFDVDLRAVRHTPEKGGPADAVFGYDDLETALAGSEGVVLACPLTETTEDLLDGAAFDLLDPDAVVVNVARGGVIETDALVDALRWNHIRGAALDVTDPEPLPPEHPLWDFENVLITPHNGGYTPEYYDRLADIVVGNVEHAVESGSWDNLDNQVVP from the coding sequence ATGACAGCGTTACCCGAGATTCTCGTCCTCCCGCAGAAGCCACACGGGATCCCGGTCGAGTCGCTCGTCTCGTCGCTGCGCGCACGCTACGACGGGGACGTGTCGCTCGCCCGGACGAGCGACGAAATCGACGCGGCGTTGCCCTCGGCGACCGTCGTCGTCGGAAACTACATCTCGCCCGACGACCTCGACCAGGCCGGGGCCCTCGAACTGTTCGCCTGCTCGTACGCGGGCACCGACCACCTCCCGCTCTCGGAACTGCGCGAGCAGGGCGTAACGGTGACCAACGCCGGCGGCGTCCACGCATCGAACGTCGCCGAGCACGCCGTCGGGTCGCTGCTTTCGCTGACTCGCGGTCTCTTCCGGGCGCGCCGCCAGCAACGCAACCACGAGTGGCGCAACTTCCAGCCCGGCGAACTCGCCGGCCGTACCGTCACTGTCGTCGGACTGGGCGCGATCGGAACGGCGATCGCCCGTCGGCTCCGGCCGTTCGACGTCGACCTCCGGGCAGTCCGTCACACGCCGGAGAAGGGCGGCCCCGCCGACGCGGTGTTCGGCTACGACGACCTCGAGACGGCGCTTGCCGGTTCCGAGGGGGTCGTACTCGCGTGCCCGCTGACCGAGACGACCGAGGACCTGCTGGACGGTGCGGCGTTCGACCTGCTCGATCCCGACGCGGTCGTCGTCAACGTCGCCCGCGGCGGCGTGATCGAGACCGACGCGCTGGTCGACGCGCTGCGGTGGAACCACATCCGCGGGGCCGCGCTGGACGTGACTGATCCCGAGCCGCTGCCCCCGGAGCACCCGCTCTGGGACTTCGAGAACGTCCTGATCACGCCGCACAACGGCGGGTACACGCCCGAGTACTACGATCGACTGGCCGATATCGTCGTCGGGAACGTCGAGCATGCGGTCGAGTCCGGCTCGTGGGACAACCTCGACAATCAGGTCGTTCCGTGA
- the tfe gene encoding transcription factor E, whose amino-acid sequence MAFEDLLEDPVIQKYLHELVGPKGMPVAAAPPDGEVTDEELAEELGLELNDVRRALFILYENDLASYRRLRDEDSGWLTYLWTFHYENIPEQLEAEMHRLLDGLEERREYEFEHEFYLCENCGIRFEFGEAMDFGFECPDCGSQLDAMENTMLLEAMEERIEQLRDELNVEPDTERV is encoded by the coding sequence ATGGCTTTTGAGGATCTCCTGGAGGACCCGGTCATACAGAAGTACCTCCACGAACTCGTCGGACCGAAGGGGATGCCCGTCGCCGCCGCGCCGCCGGACGGCGAAGTGACGGACGAGGAACTGGCGGAGGAGTTGGGACTCGAACTCAACGACGTCCGCCGGGCGCTGTTCATCCTCTACGAGAACGACCTGGCGAGCTACCGCCGACTGCGCGACGAGGACTCGGGGTGGCTGACCTACCTCTGGACGTTCCACTACGAGAACATCCCCGAGCAACTCGAAGCGGAGATGCACCGGTTGCTGGATGGACTCGAGGAACGCCGAGAGTACGAGTTCGAACACGAGTTTTACCTCTGTGAGAACTGCGGGATCCGCTTCGAGTTCGGCGAGGCGATGGACTTCGGCTTCGAATGTCCCGACTGTGGCTCCCAGCTGGATGCGATGGAGAACACGATGTTGCTCGAGGCGATGGAGGAACGGATCGAACAGTTGCGCGACGAACTCAACGTCGAACCCGACACGGAACGAGTCTGA
- the hmgB gene encoding hydroxymethylglutaryl-CoA synthase, translating to MKDVGIDAVEFRSGKLKLDLPGTFAEVKDEDPAKYTKGLGLHASSFPDAYEDIVTMAANASKRLMDRKGLEPDDIGRIDVATESAFDHSKPVSTYVAGCLEQVYDGDFRHANKGERKFACIAGTQSVDDAVNWIAADKNRGRAAIVISTDTALYERGDSGEATQGAGAVAMLIDEDPDLVTIEPEQGIGSVDETDFLKPNQQFPSVDGKRSMQVYLMRMREALEDYETQVETHPDDFAFIPFHTPFPGMVRKAAPLGYRHVARGTEVEDELAEEIGRQPRPEAFDDDEAYREALKEYTDKLTETERYQEWYSRAIEPTLDISSRVGNWYTSSVHLARISALKHARENGIDLDNERLLVGSYGSGAQAEIHGETVQPGWEDEIAQLNVDDQLVERYDISWEEYEAIHDVHNHEESVDVDPLTTPDGEFVFDGWGRMGERKYTYVE from the coding sequence ATGAAGGACGTAGGAATCGACGCCGTCGAGTTCCGGTCAGGGAAGCTCAAGCTCGATCTCCCGGGGACGTTCGCGGAAGTCAAGGACGAAGACCCGGCGAAGTACACGAAGGGGCTGGGACTGCACGCGAGTTCGTTCCCGGACGCGTACGAGGACATCGTAACGATGGCGGCCAACGCATCCAAGCGGCTGATGGACCGCAAGGGTCTGGAACCGGACGACATCGGCCGGATCGATGTCGCAACTGAGAGCGCGTTCGATCACTCGAAGCCGGTTTCGACGTACGTCGCCGGTTGTCTGGAACAGGTCTACGACGGCGATTTCCGCCACGCCAACAAGGGCGAGCGCAAGTTCGCCTGCATCGCCGGCACCCAGAGCGTCGACGACGCCGTCAACTGGATCGCCGCCGACAAGAACCGCGGTCGCGCCGCGATCGTGATCTCGACCGACACGGCCCTCTACGAGCGCGGCGACTCCGGCGAGGCGACCCAGGGTGCCGGTGCCGTCGCGATGCTCATCGACGAGGACCCCGATCTCGTCACGATCGAGCCCGAGCAGGGTATCGGTAGCGTCGACGAGACGGACTTCCTCAAGCCCAACCAGCAGTTCCCGAGCGTCGACGGCAAGCGCTCGATGCAGGTGTATCTCATGCGGATGCGCGAGGCCCTGGAAGACTACGAGACGCAGGTGGAGACCCACCCGGACGACTTCGCGTTCATCCCGTTCCACACACCCTTCCCGGGCATGGTGCGCAAGGCCGCCCCGCTGGGGTATCGACACGTCGCGCGCGGTACCGAGGTCGAGGACGAACTCGCCGAGGAGATCGGCCGCCAGCCCCGGCCCGAGGCGTTCGACGACGACGAGGCGTACCGCGAGGCGCTCAAAGAGTACACCGACAAGCTGACCGAGACCGAGCGCTATCAGGAGTGGTACAGCCGCGCGATCGAGCCGACGCTTGACATCTCCTCGCGCGTCGGCAACTGGTACACCAGTTCCGTCCACCTCGCCCGCATCTCGGCGCTCAAGCACGCCCGCGAGAACGGCATCGACCTCGACAACGAGCGACTGCTGGTCGGCTCGTACGGTTCGGGGGCGCAGGCCGAGATCCATGGCGAGACGGTCCAGCCCGGCTGGGAGGACGAGATCGCACAGCTCAACGTCGACGATCAACTGGTCGAGCGTTACGACATCTCATGGGAGGAGTACGAGGCGATCCACGACGTGCACAATCACGAGGAGTCAGTCGATGTCGACCCGCTCACGACGCCGGACGGCGAGTTTGTCTTCGACGGCTGGGGTCGAATGGGCGAGCGGAAGTACACCTACGTTGAGTAG
- a CDS encoding 4Fe-4S dicluster domain-containing protein, with protein MAIDPNFEQNREKVDEHNGHNVWGPVDEPESLGIHGTHVAVDFDICLADGACLEDCPVDVFEWVETPGHPESEMKADPANESQCIDCMLCVDVCPVDAIDVDASRPDRV; from the coding sequence ATGGCCATCGATCCGAACTTCGAGCAGAACCGCGAAAAGGTCGACGAGCATAACGGCCACAACGTCTGGGGGCCGGTCGACGAGCCGGAGTCACTGGGGATCCACGGGACCCACGTCGCGGTCGATTTCGACATCTGTCTCGCCGACGGGGCCTGTCTCGAGGACTGTCCGGTCGACGTCTTCGAGTGGGTCGAGACGCCCGGTCACCCCGAGAGCGAGATGAAAGCCGACCCCGCGAACGAGAGCCAGTGCATCGATTGTATGCTCTGTGTCGACGTCTGCCCGGTCGACGCGATCGACGTCGACGCGAGCCGGCCGGACCGCGTCTAG
- a CDS encoding DUF2110 family protein yields MVVLATKCYVAGDARQRALDSLSSQIENLLGELDVTYEVGVRDDDFPSVTVEGDDATVAQNLLREEFGEITPHLTPGDVHVGTLERWDDDGFYLDAGREVHVPAEELGLGPGSPEQIRTRFGLVQHLPLRFVPQEDGPARLADRERDRLYEWTRGNGRVNVNSATRAEVRATVNRAGHARDIVTVERLGLLEQSIVCTDDTDPPGLLSSIGSYLSAELLAVVP; encoded by the coding sequence ATGGTCGTCCTCGCAACCAAGTGTTACGTCGCCGGCGACGCCCGACAGCGAGCGCTGGATTCGCTGTCCTCGCAGATCGAGAACCTGCTCGGCGAGCTGGACGTGACCTACGAGGTCGGCGTTCGCGACGACGACTTCCCGTCGGTGACGGTCGAGGGGGACGACGCGACGGTCGCCCAGAACCTCCTGCGCGAGGAGTTCGGGGAGATCACGCCGCATCTCACGCCGGGCGATGTCCACGTCGGCACGCTCGAACGGTGGGACGACGACGGGTTCTACCTCGACGCCGGACGGGAGGTTCACGTCCCGGCCGAGGAACTCGGACTCGGACCGGGGTCGCCTGAGCAGATCCGGACCCGGTTCGGGCTGGTTCAGCATCTCCCGCTGCGGTTCGTCCCGCAGGAAGACGGTCCGGCGCGACTGGCCGACCGAGAGCGGGACCGGCTCTACGAGTGGACCCGTGGCAACGGTCGGGTCAACGTCAACAGCGCGACCCGGGCCGAGGTCCGGGCGACGGTCAACCGTGCCGGCCACGCCCGGGACATCGTCACCGTCGAACGGCTCGGACTGCTCGAACAGAGCATCGTCTGTACGGACGACACCGACCCGCCGGGACTGCTCTCGAGCATCGGGTCGTATCTCTCCGCGGAGTTGCTCGCTGTCGTTCCATGA